From the genome of Molothrus aeneus isolate 106 chromosome 12, BPBGC_Maene_1.0, whole genome shotgun sequence:
CACTGTAGAACACGTTTTTAAATCAGTATAACCAAGTTAAATTCAATTCGCTACAGAGAAGCTcccaaaggagaaagaaaatgaggggAGAGGCCCGCACCGGGCTGGcatcaggctgcagcaggacagccaCCTTCCTGCAGGATTCGGAACTGCTTCCGATTAGGGATTGCTTGACTGGACATCCAGAGGAAATAGCAGCGTTCAGCTGGATGGATGTGATCGCCAGCTGAAGGAGAGACAGAggctgcaatgagcagggagaGGGTGCAGTGAAGAGCAAGTGACAGAGCAGGGGTCCAGTTCCTGAGAAGGGTTTACTGTCTGTACCCACCTGCCTCTGAGGTCAGGCAGGCAATGCCCAAACCCCGGGGCAGAGGCAAAATTATTTCACTCTCAGCCCCTTGTAAGTGCAGAAATAAACTCAGGAACATCCCTTTCCCTCCAGTCAGCTGAAGGGGCCGAAGGAGGAGTACAGATGTGTGGCCAGtgagaggctgggaaggagcagctaCAAGGAGCAGTATGCCTTCATCTACAGGTGGGTGAGCCCCCTCTGCCGACAAGCCAGCCCCTGGAGATGGGCTGGACACGGTGGTGGCTTTGCTGTGAGAGAGCCAGAGAGGTGCAGGCTGTGCAggtgggctgggctgtgctggatgtGGGCATCACCCCAGCACAGACACCTGTGTGTCTGtatccaccccaaaccatggCCTGGGTCCAGGTCAGAGCACAGAGTCAGTGTTGGACACATCTCAGAGAGCCACGGGTGTGACATCCCCTGTTCATTCTGCTGCAGGCAAGACCAGGTATCAGTGAGACAAACCTACCAATACCCTGACACCCAGCCTGGGGATGAGGATGTCTTCTCCAGGGAGCCCTTCATCATCTGGTGGCAGTCTCCCAAAACTGGTGAGGTGTTCCAGAAAGAAGTCACTGTTCCACTGtgagccagcacagcagccctggctggaccACGCCAGAGGCTCCAGAGCTGCATCCAGACCccactctgcttttccttccaagagcagcattttcccttcagggctgctgcctctgggaaatgccacagccctgcacaaGCCCTGCTGGGaaagcctctgctgctgccatggtggatgcattccctgctgctggcacagcctgggagcagctcctgtgtgtgtgctgggtcAGGATttgctggcactggcacagctcctcaggCCCAGCTGAGTGCCTGGAGGGGGTCACTGTGCAGCCACAGAGATCACCCTGGCCTACAGTCAGAAAGGGCAGTAAACAGGGAGTTTCTCCctcagaaaaatcaagaaaCAAGCTGTTTCTCCctcagaaaaatcaagaaaCAAGCTGTTTCTCCCTCAGAAAAATCCTCTTGCTGACAAGTCAGTCTCTGTTTCTTTGTGACTCATTCTCTAAccattatatttttcttcttcctctgccttGTTTTGAAGCTGTCAGTGAGTTTGCCATTATCCCTCTGCACACCACACCAGACACAGCAGTGAGGGAGATTGATGAGCTCTATGATGTGTATTTAGATGTCAAACAGCGCTGGAAGACTGAGGTTGGTTGCCACATCTGTGTCACTAATTGGGCTTTGCTACTGAGTCACTGGCCACGTTATTCACTATGCAGAGCTGAAAACCTCAAACCCATTGACAATGCACCCCAGGTTTTAAATATCTCTTTGGTGTACTTTCATTGAGCTCTCCACATTTTATACAGTAAACTTGATCATCTAATAAAACTATTATCAGCATGCCCTGATGTGCCCAGCAGAAAGGAGAAACCCCACTGCATCCATGGATCATAAAAATCCTCATTGGTCTTCTTTTGAAAAGCAGTCCTCCTGATTACATTTGGAAACCCTCCTGCCTTCCAGAACTTCATCTTCATGGGGGACTTCAATGCTGGGTGCAGCTATGTTCCCCAAAAGCAGTGGAAGAACATCCGTCTGAGGACCTACTCTGAGTTCCTGTGGCTGATTGGTGACAAAAATGACACAACCGTGAGGAACAGCACCAGATGCCCATATGACAGGTAAAGGGCTCACTGCCAAACCACCCACTGGCTACGACTGTCTGAGAGAAAAATTGTATCAAGAGATGTCAGTGACCAAGAGAGGAAACAAATGTTCATGAGGCCATCAGAGATAAAGCAGTGTCCAGGGGAAATGTGATCCAAATGCTTCCAGTCAGGAGCACAAAGCCCTGTGCAGACCAGACTGGGCAGGATTTACACAGAACCAGCCACTGCTGTGGCTCGGGGGGGACAGAAGCAGCACTTCTCATCTGCAGGGAGCCCTGCAGACCcctggcaggaggtgctgctgccttctccatgCCAGCTTTGCACCATGGCCTTTGCTCCTGTGTTTGTAATTTGGATTGACAAATGCACCACAAGGTTCTGCTTGGGCAGGGGACACCTCACCTTGCCCTGGACATGTGGCAgtcctgctgccactgcagttCCCTCAGCAGGGACAAGAACACATCTGCTATTAGAGCCCAGAGCCCTCTTGAAGGATGAGTTTCTGGTCTGAGCAGGTCTTTACTGATACCTCAGGTGTTGTCCTGTGATTTTTGTATCCAAAACAGGGCTTTGAAATTTGCAGCATGGTTGGGTGGGTTTAGGCAGAAGTCATTTAATGCTGGCTTCCAAGGGCAGTGCACACCAAGATATTTAAGTGCCTCACTGCCAGGGGGACACCCACAGGAGCTGCCATCTCTGGGTGGGCAGTCCATGGGCAAGGACAAATCACACATGGCTGTGACTTCATCAGAGCCACCTCTCTGGCCACCAGCTCAGTGCAGCGTGGCTGCCACGGGTCGGGCACCCCATCACATCACCCCTCCCTTGTCCCTTGCAGGATTGTGGTCAGTGGACAGAAGCTCATCCAGGCTGTGGTGCCACACTCTGTCAACATCTTTGATTTCCAGGAGGAGTTTCAGATGACTGAGGAGCAGGTAGGCAtagcacagcccctgcaggagcaggggagggctaacacaggagcacagagccagcagtgcccaggcagtGCTGAACACAGACCTGGCTGTGAAACCAGGGCACTGTGACCATCCCTCTCAACTGGTGCAATGCCCATGGTGCCACCTCCCCACAGCCAAGCACTGCAcatccagccagggctggcacagagatcCCAACCCCCTGTGCTGTTGTCTTGCAGGCACTGGGAGTGAGTGACCATTTCCCAGTAGAATTTGAGTTAAAGGCAAAAGGAGGCTTCTTCAACTGGCTGAGATCCAAGTTTTCAAGGAAGAGGAGACCAAAGAAGAGCCGCTCATTGAGATCATGAGCATGCTGAGTCCTCCTACCTGCATAGAGATACACAGATACCAACAGATCTTGCAGAAGTCGGTATAGAAATGCTCACAGCAAGTGCAATATTTAGcaggtaaaaaaccccaaatattttgtaaaagttCAAATATTTTGAGTGTGATGGCAAATTAGCCTTCAtgctgttttttcttcattgtatatagaaatatatcatCTAGGAGCAGCACGCTGTACTTACTGTACTGGTCACAAATGTAAGGAGCTACTGCAGGGctaaaacatttctgtgtgcTTCACCTGCCACACCTgaagggcagggagctccacaTGTTCCCATGGGCTCTGGAGCTCTGCCATTCCTCAGCAGGGGCAGAAGGATTTAAAAGGACCTTTTTGCATCATGTGTGTGtgcttctgtgtgtgtgtttatgcttcagagctgcagccagtggACATGAGGTTGTACCTGGTGGTTTGCAATGTAGAATATTGCTGAATTTAGAGTATTTCTCAATGAGGGGTTTAAATTGGTCACAGCATCCAGGGATTTGGGTAAGACAGAAGGGACAGGCAGTGAGAGCCCCTTTTCTGCACTGCCCCaagctcagggcagcaggaagctgatgGTTCTCACCCCTGGCCACCTGCAGGGCAGGTGAGATACCCCAGGGATCCCAGGTGACACTGCTGCCAACAGTGTCATAAAATTCACATCAAAATCTGATTTCAGCATCCTGACATGTAAGTGAACTGCAtccccccctcaaaaaaaaatctccatggCAGCCCAAAGTCCTCTGATGAACCAGACTTCAATGATGATTATTTAATGTAATGGTGCAGCAATCTGTGTTCCTAGCTCAGCCCACAGGCAGTATTTAGTGCAAACCAAACCCTGTCACACAGATGGCATCTGGGGAGTGGGAATAATCCAACTGTTAGTAGAGACAAATATTCATTTCCCTTCATCAATGCACCCCAGGTCGCCTGCTGAAGGGGCAGGGGGGGCAGGTGAATGAGAGGCTTTGCggggaggaaaacagtttgGCCTTTGTGAAACCTACTGTTCAGGGAGAAGAATTTGAGGAAAGAAACTAAATTAAGAGAAAATTATCTCAGGAGGTTGTGTGCAAAGCAGACGACAAATCCTCCAACTTTTAGTAGCAATTAAACTTGAAATGATACAGCATTTCATATGTTGCCTCACTTACACTGCATtcaacacaaaggaaaaagccTGATTTAGGACAAATATTTACATTGGGATTTTTATAGAGATGCCACTGTCTGGCTGACATCAGTGATGGTTCATCTGAAGGCTGAAATGAGTCAGAGTCTCTGGCCTCACATCTTGCTTCTATGTAAGCACTTTCTGTCTCCTGGCTTCAGAAAGTAgtgcacagagaaagaaatcacCCTCCAGAACAGCAATAATGGACACATTCAGTcatgaaaaatacataattaCAACTAAGTTTTACAGGAAATATTTGCCCTTACTTGCAATATTTTGGTATCGCCCTTTATCCAGCACTTGAGGATAAGAGATGTGGCCAGAGAGAGCCTGGGGAGTGAAGGCAGTGGCTGCTGGTCCAGGGCAGTGtgctgggtgggatgggatagagggaatttttttcactgtagTTGCATGGAGCTGTGTcttgggtttgtgctgaaaactgTGTTGATAACACAAAGAtggttttgttgctgctgtgcagcacttgcacagagccaaggcatTTTCTGTCTCACCCCAGCAGCGACTGGGCTGGGGATGCACAAGAAACTGGGAGgagatgcagccacagcagctctgactcAGGGGATACCCCACACCAAATGGAGTCCTGCTCAGCACTCAAACCTTGAAGGAGAAGAAAGGTTCATCttgcagagatgctgaagtTCTGACCAACAGAGAGACATCCTAATGCATAAATGATGCTCCTCCATGGAGAGCTGGGACAGTTTTGTGGGATTCACAGCAGAGAGCATCTGCACTCACACTGTACATTTGATAGAGGCTGGGAGGTGTCCCAAACTCCCACTGTCAGCACAGTCTGTCTCTCTAGATATTCATTAGACAATATTATAATTACATCCTAAAATATTTAACAGTTCATGTTGTCTCTAGATTTCCCCTGCTGGGGATCATTACCCAGCTGTCCCAACTGCAAAGGGGTTTTAAGTTGTTCCAGCCTGCAGGAGCCTCAATATATTCTGCAGCCAGAACAAAGTTTCTCTTTTTGATGAATAAGGCTTCTTGAGCTTTATTTATGATCAAACAGAAGTTTTTCACTGGGAATCCAAAATTCCTGGAGAGACTTTGTCTCATGCAAGCCAGACCTCAGATCGTGGCTGGGAGAGAAACAAAGAGGCTCTTCAGAAGTGGAAAAGTgtttcctccccagcagccctgttcacagagagcacagagcagagggggcTCAGCTGAACTAAAAGGGCTAAAACCCCCAATCCCTCAGGCTGGGGTCCTTGGGAAGCCCTTCTCCAatgcatggtactggaggcatcCCCACTTCCCACAGACCCAAGGTCTCCGCTGCCCTgcagagacccctccccagcctacagaaggtgtctctgctcctcaccccacagAAACCCACCCGAGGGAGGTTTTTACTGCCCTGGGTGTGTAATCCTCTCGGCAGGGAAACTCCCAggagcccacagcagcagcccaaagCAGGAGTGCCTCTTCTCTACAGCCTCAATCATCTCTGCTGGACAGGTTTGTCCATCTGCACCTTCACCTGAAGAGGGCTCCTGTCCTCCTCCTGCCTTGGcactgctccccacagccctgacaCTCTCTGACTGCCCACAGGGTGAGACCCTTTGGCCCAGAGCAAGGCTCTGCCTAGCTCCTTTTGCTTCTTCTGAGCTACTGGCAGCAATGAGGACACAGGAGAGCTGGTACAGAGCCCCACAGGGACCCACCTGGCCTCTTCTTTCATCTATCCCATCTAAACTTCTCCTGGTGCAtcctgaggctgtttcctcaTCCATCCCCCAGCTGGATACACTTTCCTGTCAGGTGTTGTGGAGTGataaggtccctcctgagcctccttttctctaggctaaacaaccccaccTGCCTCAGCTACTCCTCATAAAACTTGTGCCCCAGACCAGATGTACACATGTACAGATGTTTGGCCATACAGATGTGCAACAAACAACTGAGCTGCAGGCCCCAGAAGGGCTGTGttgtgctggtggcactgacAGCAAAATCAAAGGCAGGAAAATCACAGAGCCTCCCAGTGTGATGGCAGCAGctggtcccagctctgctgttccagggtccctcagcctctgcagggatTGTGAGGAGCACTCgtgccccagcctggagctggccaCTCCCTGACCAAGCATTTGCCATGGAACAGGAGCACGAGTGGAGCAGGGGCTTCCTGGGGCTCGAGTGCTCATGTGGCGCTCTGGGGGAGCTTCTCTcagccccctgcagcccagggctcagtgGTCCTGCCAGGGCTTTTCTCTGCCAAGCAAGCCGGGGAGATGGGGACAAGGAGGTGAGGGCAGCACTCACCTTTCTCCTGCCTCTAatcaaagaaaaacagtttcAAAAACCACTTTCCCCCCTCCACCTATGGATGGTTGAAAGCCCCTGcaggctcccccagctccctggccaGAGTGCCCGGCTCCCTCCCGCAGGGCCCCCGCCCGGCCGGCGGAGCCGGGCACACGCGGCTCTAGCGGGGCCCCCTCTGCTGGCATCGCTGCACGGCCCAGCCCGCCGGGGATTCCCGGAATTCACACCCAGACCCTCAGCACGGCCAGCAAACCCAGCCGCGGCAAGGAAAGGGAATTCCACCTCCCCATGGATCTGCATCACCCCGTGTTCTGCACCCAGACGTCTCCATTCACTGCGGACAGCCCGGGGCTGAGCCCAAGGAGTCCCTGGGCTCACCGTGTTTCTAcagaaattttgctttaaaaagggAGCATTTTGCTGGCTTGAGGTCTGGTTATTCATTGCTCACAGTTATTTAACCAGGAGAGATGCTGTGATGAGCCTCAcgaggtggcagcagctcccaggaccAGGCCACATCTACCCCGGGACCCCTTGGTGTCCCTGCCACGCCTGCAccaggagcacaaggacagctGGCTTGGGCCACAGTGACCACAGCCCTTCCTGCCTGTCCAGCCCCTTGGGATGTGACTGTGCTTCTGCTCTCTGGTGGTTTGTACCTGGTTTTGGGAAAGATGTGAGGCTGTTCTGGCACCAGTGCCGCCATCCCCTTTTTCCAGTGTTAGGGGAAACAGCAATCAATTTGGATCAGAGGCTCTTTTTgcaaccacagaatcacagaatatcctgagttgaaagggacccacaaaaACCATTGAATccaactcctgaccctgcacaCAACAAGCCCAAAATTCACATCACGTGCCTGAGAACGTCCAAAGGTTTGTGAACTCTGACAGGCTTGGGGCCATGACCACTTGCCTGGGGAGCCTTTTCCTGTGCTCATCCACCCTCTGCATGAAAAAacttttcccaatatccaaccttgACCTCCCTGAGCTGGATTTAGCTCACATTCCTCTCCATCATCCTGACAGGTCAGGGACACAACCTCTGCACTCTCACCTGGTATAAAACCACAAGTGCCCTTTCTCTGCAGGCTGGTTTTCCAGCCAGTGTGAAAAACAAGGTTAAATACTTTGTGTGCAATTTTAAATATAAGAGTCTCAGATGTCACTGTTTGCAGGGGCAATTTTCTGGTAGAGAGAAGACAGATTTATAAGAATTAATTTCCATATTGGCAAAGTAACAAAAAACCTTCCCTGAAAAGCTCTGCAAATGCTGGCATTGAGATATGAAGGCTTTCTGTGCCTCTCTGTTGGGAGGAGAGCCTGACCCTAGCCATTCCTGGGGAAGCCAGATGCAAAATCCCACCCCCCAAACAAAACACCCTTGCTGGACATCACTGTCAGAAGGAAATATCCACCCTGGCAAGGCCAGCTCCTCCATGGGCCCCAAAGGACCCAGCCTTCCAACTCAGCAGGGATGTAAATATTTGCAGTACCAAGGTCTTGCAGAAAGggagctcagcacaggaaagagctGTCAAACATACCTCTAGGTCCTGCTAGATCATATTttcctattaatttttttttaaaaaatcatat
Proteins encoded in this window:
- the DNASE1L3 gene encoding deoxyribonuclease gamma — translated: MKMLLFFLLSLFHFNPSLSLKICSFNVMSFGETKIAKPEVIDAVVKIVSRCDIMLLMEIKDSKNRVCPLLVEKLTSQLKGPKEEYRCVASERLGRSSYKEQYAFIYRQDQVSVRQTYQYPDTQPGDEDVFSREPFIIWWQSPKTAVSEFAIIPLHTTPDTAVREIDELYDVYLDVKQRWKTENFIFMGDFNAGCSYVPQKQWKNIRLRTYSEFLWLIGDKNDTTVRNSTRCPYDRIVVSGQKLIQAVVPHSVNIFDFQEEFQMTEEQALGVSDHFPVEFELKAKGGFFNWLRSKFSRKRRPKKSRSLRS